The Benincasa hispida cultivar B227 chromosome 11, ASM972705v1, whole genome shotgun sequence genome has a segment encoding these proteins:
- the LOC120089794 gene encoding cycloartenol-C-24-methyltransferase isoform X2 → MLCAVICSASGKIVYEKYHVCYGGEEEERKANYTDMVNKYYDLVTSFYEFGWGESFHFAPRWKGESLRESIKRHEHFLALQLGLKPGYKVLDVGCGIGGPLREIARFSSTSVTGLNNNEYQISRGKELNRVAKVDKTCDFIKADFMKMPFPDNSFDAVYAIEATCHAPDAYGCYKEIYRVLKPGQHFAAYEWCMTDAFDPNNQEHQKIKAEIEIGDGLPDIRLTGKCLEALKEAGFEILWEKDLAVNSPLPWYLPLDKSHFSLSSFRLTALGRFITKNMVKVLEFVRLAPKGSQRVQDFLEKAAEGLVEGGKKEIFTPMYFFLARKPLSASE, encoded by the exons ATGCTGTGCGCTGTGATATGTAGTGCGAGTGGGAAAATTGT GTACGAGAAGTACCATGTTTGTTATGGAGGTGAAGAGGAGGAGAGGAAAGCTAACTACACTGACATG GTTAATAAATACTATGATCTTGTTACGAGCTTTTATGAGTTCGGTTGGGGCGAGTCGTTCCATTTTGCACCTAG ATGGAAAGGTGAATCTCTGCGGGAGAGCATTAAAAGGCATGAGCACTTCCTTGCTTTGCAATTAGGTTTGAAACCTGGATATAAG GTGTTGGATGTTGGATGTGGAATTGGTGGACCACTTAGAGAAATTGCGAGATTTAG TTCTACTTCAGTTACTGGATTGAACAACAACGAGTACCAGATTTCAAGAGGAAAG GAATTGAATCGCGTTGCAAAAGTAGACAAGACTTGTGACTTTATCAAG GCTGACTTCATGAAAATGCCATTTCCTGACAATTCATTTGATGCAGTATATGCAATTGAAGCTACTTGTCATGCACCAGACGCA TATGGGTGCTACAAGGAGATTTATAGGGTACTAAAGCCCGGCCAACATTTCGCTGCTTATGAATGGTGTATGACTGATGCTTTTGATCCAAATAATCAAGAACATCAAAAGATAAAG GCAGAAATTGAGATTGGTGATGGTCTTCCAGATATCAGGTTGACAGGAAAATGCCTTGAAGCTTTAAAAGAAGCAGGCTTTGAG ATTCTTTGGGAGAAAGATCTTGCTGTAAATTCGCCTCTTCCTTGGTACTTGCCTTTAGACAAAAGCCATTTCTCATTGAGTAGCTTCCGTCTAACAGCCCTTGGTCGTTTCATTACTAAAAATATG GTCAAAGTATTGGAGTTCGTTCGTCTTGCCCCCAAGGGTAGCCAAAGAGTTCAAGACTTTCTAGAGAAAGCTGCTGAAGGGCTCGTTGAGGGTGGAAA GAAAGAGATATTTACACCAATGTATTTCTTCTTGGCGCGGAAGCCACTTTCAGCCAGTGAGTAG
- the LOC120089794 gene encoding cycloartenol-C-24-methyltransferase isoform X1, producing the protein MSKAGALDLASGLGGKLDKNEVLSAVEKYEKYHVCYGGEEEERKANYTDMVNKYYDLVTSFYEFGWGESFHFAPRWKGESLRESIKRHEHFLALQLGLKPGYKVLDVGCGIGGPLREIARFSSTSVTGLNNNEYQISRGKELNRVAKVDKTCDFIKADFMKMPFPDNSFDAVYAIEATCHAPDAYGCYKEIYRVLKPGQHFAAYEWCMTDAFDPNNQEHQKIKAEIEIGDGLPDIRLTGKCLEALKEAGFEILWEKDLAVNSPLPWYLPLDKSHFSLSSFRLTALGRFITKNMVKVLEFVRLAPKGSQRVQDFLEKAAEGLVEGGKKEIFTPMYFFLARKPLSASE; encoded by the exons GTACGAGAAGTACCATGTTTGTTATGGAGGTGAAGAGGAGGAGAGGAAAGCTAACTACACTGACATG GTTAATAAATACTATGATCTTGTTACGAGCTTTTATGAGTTCGGTTGGGGCGAGTCGTTCCATTTTGCACCTAG ATGGAAAGGTGAATCTCTGCGGGAGAGCATTAAAAGGCATGAGCACTTCCTTGCTTTGCAATTAGGTTTGAAACCTGGATATAAG GTGTTGGATGTTGGATGTGGAATTGGTGGACCACTTAGAGAAATTGCGAGATTTAG TTCTACTTCAGTTACTGGATTGAACAACAACGAGTACCAGATTTCAAGAGGAAAG GAATTGAATCGCGTTGCAAAAGTAGACAAGACTTGTGACTTTATCAAG GCTGACTTCATGAAAATGCCATTTCCTGACAATTCATTTGATGCAGTATATGCAATTGAAGCTACTTGTCATGCACCAGACGCA TATGGGTGCTACAAGGAGATTTATAGGGTACTAAAGCCCGGCCAACATTTCGCTGCTTATGAATGGTGTATGACTGATGCTTTTGATCCAAATAATCAAGAACATCAAAAGATAAAG GCAGAAATTGAGATTGGTGATGGTCTTCCAGATATCAGGTTGACAGGAAAATGCCTTGAAGCTTTAAAAGAAGCAGGCTTTGAG ATTCTTTGGGAGAAAGATCTTGCTGTAAATTCGCCTCTTCCTTGGTACTTGCCTTTAGACAAAAGCCATTTCTCATTGAGTAGCTTCCGTCTAACAGCCCTTGGTCGTTTCATTACTAAAAATATG GTCAAAGTATTGGAGTTCGTTCGTCTTGCCCCCAAGGGTAGCCAAAGAGTTCAAGACTTTCTAGAGAAAGCTGCTGAAGGGCTCGTTGAGGGTGGAAA GAAAGAGATATTTACACCAATGTATTTCTTCTTGGCGCGGAAGCCACTTTCAGCCAGTGAGTAG